Below is a window of Bacteroidota bacterium DNA.
ATAGAAACGATTTCGCCTTTGGTGATGGCGAGATTTATACCTTTCAGCACCTTCAGGTTGCCAAAGGATTTATGGATGTTGCTTGCCGTTATCATAGATCAAATATCTGGAATCAAAGATATCAATGAATTTTTAATAATTTAAATGAATTTCGTTGAATTTCTCTTACTTTTGACCACATAAAGATCAATTATCACTGAAGAATGAATTTACACGAATATCAGGCAAAATCGATTTTAAAAAAATACGGCGTTAACGTCCCCGAAGGCATGGTGGCTTATTCTCCCGACCAGGCCGTTGATGCCGCATGGATCATCAGGGAAAAGACCGGCTCCGACAAATGGGCTATCAAAGCTCAGATACATGCCGGCGGCAGGGGTAAAGGCGGCGGCATCCGCATTGCCGGCTCCTTTGATGAAGTAAAAGAACATGCACGGCATCTTATAGGCATGATGCTGGTCACACCTCAAACAAGTCCACAGGGTAAAAAAGTCAGTAAAGTGCTCGTCGAACAGAATATCTATTACCCTGGCATATCGGCGATTGAGGAGTTTTATATGAGCATACTTCTCAACAGGATAACCGGAAAATTCATGATACTTTACTCACCGCGTGGTGGTATGGACATCGAGCAGGTGGCAGCCGAAACGCCTGATCAGATCTTCAAGGAAGAGATCGAGCCCGGTATTGGTGTCAGCGGCTTTCAGTGCAGGAAAATCGCATTTAACCTTGGATTGAAAGGCAAGGCACTCAAGGAGATGATGAACTTCGTGCCATCCCTGTACAAGGCTTTTATCGACTCTGACGCCACTCTCTTTGAGATTAATCCTGTTTTCAAGACTTCCGATGATCATATCTTTGCTGCCGACGCTAAAGTTGTCGTGGATGATAATGCCCTGTACCGTCATCCCGACATACTTCAGATGCGCGACCTGGATGAAGAAGATCCCATCGAAGTGGAAGCCAGCAAATTTGACCTTAACTATATCAAGCTCAACGGAAATATCGGGTGCATGGTAAATGGTGCAGGCCTGGCCATGGCGACAATGGATATCATCAAATTATCGGGTGGCGAGCCGGCTAACTTCCTCGATGTCGGCGGCTCCGCCAGCGCTAAAAGGGTTGAAGAAGGTTTCCGCATCATCCTTTCCGATCCCAACGTGGAAGGCATCCTGCTCAATATCTTCGGCGGTATAGTACGCTGCGATATTGTAGCACAAGGTGTTGTTGATGCTTACCGGAATATCGGCGAAATCAAAGTGCCTGTCATCGTCCGCCTGCAGGGTACTAATGCTGAAGAAGGAAAACGCATCATTGATGAATCCGGATTAAAAGTCTATTCAGCTATCCGGCTCCAGGATGCCGCCGAACTGGTGACACATGTCTTGAATAAATAAATCAAACGACTACTTTTGAA
It encodes the following:
- the sucC gene encoding ADP-forming succinate--CoA ligase subunit beta, whose amino-acid sequence is MNLHEYQAKSILKKYGVNVPEGMVAYSPDQAVDAAWIIREKTGSDKWAIKAQIHAGGRGKGGGIRIAGSFDEVKEHARHLIGMMLVTPQTSPQGKKVSKVLVEQNIYYPGISAIEEFYMSILLNRITGKFMILYSPRGGMDIEQVAAETPDQIFKEEIEPGIGVSGFQCRKIAFNLGLKGKALKEMMNFVPSLYKAFIDSDATLFEINPVFKTSDDHIFAADAKVVVDDNALYRHPDILQMRDLDEEDPIEVEASKFDLNYIKLNGNIGCMVNGAGLAMATMDIIKLSGGEPANFLDVGGSASAKRVEEGFRIILSDPNVEGILLNIFGGIVRCDIVAQGVVDAYRNIGEIKVPVIVRLQGTNAEEGKRIIDESGLKVYSAIRLQDAAELVTHVLNK